The Emcibacteraceae bacterium genome contains a region encoding:
- a CDS encoding helix-turn-helix domain-containing protein, which produces MDLTKESHLSYDEADGNSVVRCNMTFCEKCIGRTVSMCSALNGNEIKLLSDASIKISKRSKQVICAEGELAEYLYNVQSGCVRISKMLSDGRRQVIDFLFPGDYFGLACNSGYNYSAETITDVNLCRMPRNVILEKIKEIPAFGKKILDITIHELLETQEQRLLLGRKSAKERLCSFLLTINARTSKVDFIKKNHILLPMSRADIADYLGLTIETVSRQFTILAKDNIISLENSPLVRIIDIEELKLIASGG; this is translated from the coding sequence ATGGATTTAACAAAGGAAAGTCATCTATCATATGATGAAGCGGACGGTAACTCCGTGGTCAGATGCAATATGACATTCTGCGAAAAATGCATCGGGCGTACTGTTTCCATGTGCAGTGCATTAAATGGCAATGAGATCAAACTCCTGTCTGATGCATCAATTAAAATTTCCAAAAGGTCTAAACAGGTTATTTGTGCAGAAGGCGAACTGGCAGAATATCTTTATAACGTCCAGAGCGGTTGCGTGCGAATATCAAAAATGCTTAGTGACGGACGCCGGCAGGTAATAGATTTCCTATTTCCTGGTGATTATTTCGGGTTAGCCTGTAATAGCGGATATAATTATTCTGCAGAAACCATTACGGACGTTAATCTGTGTCGCATGCCGAGAAATGTAATTTTAGAGAAAATCAAGGAAATTCCAGCTTTCGGCAAGAAAATACTCGACATAACAATTCATGAACTTCTGGAAACGCAGGAACAAAGGCTGCTTCTTGGTCGGAAAAGTGCGAAGGAAAGATTATGTTCCTTTCTACTGACGATCAATGCCCGGACTTCGAAAGTGGATTTTATAAAAAAAAATCACATTTTGCTGCCAATGAGCCGGGCTGATATTGCAGATTATCTTGGTCTGACCATTGAAACAGTCAGTCGTCAGTTTACTATTCTTGCTAAAGACAATATAATTTCTCTGGAAAACAGCCCTTTGGTTAGAATTATTGATATAGAAGAGCTGAAATTAATCGCCTCTGGCGGATGA
- the rplU gene encoding 50S ribosomal protein L21 encodes MFAVIKTGAKQYKVAVGDVIKVEKLEGEAGSTVSLDNVLMVGDDKGVKVGTPAIAGTVVTAEILEQARAGKIIVFKKKRRQNYRRKAGHRQEQTVLRITDIGSGATKKAAPKAAAQKEEPKAEVKKAAEKKEAPKKAAEKKEAPKKAAAKKPATKKTATKTKEK; translated from the coding sequence ATGTTTGCAGTCATCAAAACCGGCGCTAAACAATATAAAGTTGCAGTCGGCGATGTAATTAAAGTTGAGAAACTTGAAGGTGAAGCAGGTTCAACAGTATCACTTGATAATGTGCTGATGGTCGGTGACGACAAAGGCGTAAAAGTTGGTACCCCAGCAATAGCTGGCACAGTTGTTACAGCAGAAATTCTTGAGCAGGCCCGCGCTGGAAAAATTATTGTATTTAAGAAAAAGCGACGCCAAAATTACCGCCGCAAAGCAGGACACAGACAAGAACAAACTGTGTTAAGAATTACAGATATTGGTAGTGGCGCAACAAAAAAGGCAGCGCCTAAAGCCGCCGCCCAAAAAGAAGAGCCAAAAGCTGAAGTGAAAAAGGCAGCAGAGAAAAAAGAAGCCCCTAAAAAAGCCGCTGAGAAAAAAGAGGCTCCTAAAAAAGCAGCTGCAAAGAAACCGGCAACTAAAAAAACCGCAACGAAAACTAAGGAGAAATAA
- the rpmA gene encoding 50S ribosomal protein L27 has protein sequence MAHKKAGGSSRNGRDSAGRRLGVKKFGGEAVIPGNIIVRQRGTKVYPGDNVGMGKDHTLFALTEGKIRFYKGRLKRNFVTVDTDA, from the coding sequence ATGGCACATAAGAAAGCTGGAGGTAGTTCCCGCAACGGTCGCGATTCAGCAGGTCGCCGCCTTGGTGTTAAAAAATTCGGCGGTGAGGCTGTTATCCCGGGAAATATCATTGTTCGTCAACGGGGTACTAAAGTTTACCCGGGAGACAATGTAGGTATGGGTAAAGATCATACCCTTTTCGCTCTGACAGAAGGCAAAATAAGATTTTACAAAGGCCGACTAAAACGCAACTTCGTTACTGTCGATACAGACGCCTAA
- the obgE gene encoding GTPase ObgE: MKFLDQCKIYIKSGAGGVGCLSFRHEKSIEFGGPDGGNGGRGGHIIIEAVEGLNTLIDYRYQQHFKAGRGMHGMGQNRTGAKGKDIILKIPVGTQIFDENNDVMLADLTEAGQSVLMLEGGRGGRGNASFKTSVNQAPRQTTDGGPAEEMWIWMQLKLMADTGLVGLPNAGKSTFLSAVSRAKPKIANYPFTTLKPQLGVAYVDNKEFVIADIPGLIEGAHGGQGLGDRFLGHIERCATILHVIDATGEDIVTAYKTIRHELEQYGQDLSSKKEIIALNKVDALDEELTAMLTEELSKVTKSPIMPLSAATGFGVKEILRALLKNVEEVRNAEQDAENEKLEESDVNTSSEPWSPI; this comes from the coding sequence ATGAAGTTCCTCGATCAATGTAAAATATATATCAAATCCGGTGCAGGTGGCGTGGGCTGCCTGAGTTTTCGCCATGAAAAAAGCATTGAATTTGGCGGACCTGATGGTGGAAATGGTGGCAGAGGTGGCCATATTATCATTGAAGCGGTCGAGGGACTTAATACTCTTATTGATTACAGGTACCAGCAGCATTTCAAAGCCGGTCGGGGAATGCATGGAATGGGACAAAACAGAACTGGTGCCAAAGGCAAAGATATTATTCTGAAAATACCCGTTGGAACGCAGATTTTTGATGAAAATAATGATGTCATGCTCGCGGACCTTACCGAAGCCGGTCAATCCGTTCTCATGCTGGAAGGCGGTAGAGGCGGTCGTGGCAATGCCAGCTTTAAAACATCCGTAAATCAGGCCCCCCGCCAGACCACTGACGGCGGCCCCGCAGAAGAAATGTGGATCTGGATGCAACTCAAACTGATGGCGGATACCGGACTTGTCGGACTGCCTAACGCAGGGAAATCAACTTTCCTTTCTGCCGTAAGCCGGGCAAAACCAAAGATCGCCAATTATCCCTTTACCACATTAAAACCACAGCTCGGTGTCGCCTATGTGGATAATAAAGAATTTGTAATCGCCGACATTCCGGGTCTCATTGAAGGCGCACACGGAGGACAGGGTCTGGGTGACCGTTTTCTTGGTCATATTGAACGCTGTGCGACAATTTTACATGTCATTGACGCAACCGGAGAGGATATTGTCACTGCCTATAAGACCATTCGGCATGAGCTTGAACAATATGGGCAGGATTTAAGCAGCAAAAAAGAAATCATCGCCCTTAACAAGGTAGACGCCCTGGACGAAGAGCTTACCGCCATGCTGACTGAAGAGCTTTCAAAGGTCACGAAGTCGCCTATAATGCCACTTTCCGCAGCAACCGGATTTGGTGTAAAAGAAATATTGAGGGCACTTCTGAAAAATGTTGAAGAAGTCCGCAATGCCGAGCAAGATGCAGAAAACGAAAAACTGGAAGAAAGTGATGTTAACACATCTTCCGAACCATGGTCGCCAATTTAA
- the proB gene encoding glutamate 5-kinase has protein sequence MLTHLPNHGRQFKMQNRINILEKMHLVVIKIGSALLVDQKSGKIRSEWLTSIAEDIAELKGMGKDVIIVSSGSIALGRKILGLKMSKKLVENQAAAAIGQIELAATFREKLRHHDIQVAQVLLTYSNTEDRGQYLNARGTIKRLLKLGAIPVINENDTVATDEVRFGDNDRLAARVATMCEADLLYLLSDIDGLYTADPNSNADAKYIEQVNEITPEIEQMAGAPVSTGFGSGGMITKIAAANIATTGGCNMVIINGKLNNPIKNYNLNGRGTWFKASTTSLASKKKWIAGALSPVGTLVIDEGAERALKNGKSLLPAGVIKVVGKFVRGDTVKITCANNVEIARGLVAYSSEDAKKIIGAKSNEIEKILGYGGREELIHRSDMVMS, from the coding sequence ATGTTAACACATCTTCCGAACCATGGTCGCCAATTTAAAATGCAAAACAGAATCAATATATTAGAAAAAATGCATTTGGTTGTTATTAAAATCGGGTCTGCTTTGCTGGTTGATCAGAAAAGCGGCAAAATCCGCTCTGAATGGCTGACCAGTATTGCCGAGGATATTGCCGAACTAAAGGGCATGGGAAAAGATGTTATTATTGTCTCATCAGGCTCAATTGCTTTGGGGCGAAAAATTCTTGGCCTAAAAATGAGCAAGAAACTGGTGGAAAATCAGGCCGCCGCCGCTATAGGCCAGATCGAACTTGCGGCAACGTTCAGGGAAAAACTGCGACACCACGATATCCAGGTGGCACAGGTGCTGCTCACCTATAGCAATACAGAGGACCGGGGACAGTATCTGAATGCCCGAGGGACCATTAAAAGGCTATTAAAGCTCGGCGCCATACCCGTCATCAATGAAAATGATACTGTTGCTACGGATGAAGTGCGCTTTGGCGATAATGATCGCCTTGCAGCGCGTGTTGCAACAATGTGTGAAGCAGACCTTTTATATCTTCTTTCAGATATTGATGGTCTTTATACGGCAGATCCAAATTCAAATGCTGACGCAAAATATATAGAACAGGTCAATGAGATTACCCCTGAAATTGAGCAAATGGCAGGGGCACCGGTTTCTACCGGATTTGGCAGCGGTGGTATGATTACAAAAATAGCCGCCGCCAATATTGCAACAACGGGTGGCTGCAATATGGTGATTATTAATGGTAAACTTAATAATCCGATTAAAAACTATAATCTTAATGGACGCGGAACCTGGTTTAAGGCATCAACCACTTCACTAGCATCTAAGAAAAAATGGATCGCTGGGGCCTTATCACCCGTCGGCACACTGGTTATTGATGAAGGCGCTGAAAGAGCCCTTAAGAATGGCAAAAGCCTTCTTCCGGCCGGTGTAATCAAAGTCGTTGGCAAATTTGTTCGCGGCGATACAGTCAAAATCACCTGTGCCAATAATGTTGAAATTGCCCGTGGGCTTGTTGCATATTCATCTGAAGATGCAAAAAAAATAATTGGCGCAAAAAGTAATGAAATTGAGAAAATACTTGGTTATGGCGGACGGGAAGAACTGATCCACCGAAGCGATATGGTTATGAGTTAA
- a CDS encoding glutamate-5-semialdehyde dehydrogenase: protein MTNENDIKILMQSIGKKAKRASEILALATTKQKNDALKAAAAEIRKAKNEIIAANKKDMDIAVGRGLAGAMLDRLMLDEARIEAVAKSIEDIIDLKDPIGDILSEKVRPNGLKISQVRVPLGVIGIIFESRPNVTADAGTLCLKSGNASILRCGSESAHSSRMIHSCLVKGLKKAGLPEEAIQLIPTQDRAAVGELLKLSEYVDIIVPRGGKSLIERVQNESRVPVMAHLDGICHVYIDGDADLEKAVSISVNAKMRRTGICGSAETLLIDKKVVGSHLLPILTALHEKGCEIRGDKDVVAAFKDSREATEEDWGTEYLDAIISVRIVDGVQGAIDHIAKYGSNHTDSIITENIKTAEKFLNEVDSAIVMHNASTQYADGGEFGMGAEIGISTGKMHARGPVGLEQLTSYKYQVRGNGQIRP from the coding sequence ATGACAAATGAAAATGATATTAAAATCTTAATGCAGTCAATTGGCAAGAAAGCAAAGCGTGCTTCAGAAATATTGGCCCTGGCAACCACCAAACAAAAAAATGACGCTCTTAAAGCGGCGGCGGCTGAAATCCGTAAAGCAAAGAACGAAATTATTGCCGCAAATAAAAAGGATATGGATATAGCCGTTGGTCGCGGGCTGGCCGGGGCAATGCTGGATCGTCTTATGCTTGATGAAGCGCGGATCGAAGCTGTTGCCAAAAGTATTGAAGATATCATAGATTTAAAAGACCCTATCGGAGACATTTTAAGCGAAAAAGTGCGTCCAAACGGACTTAAAATATCGCAGGTTCGGGTTCCCCTTGGTGTGATCGGTATTATTTTTGAGTCCCGGCCCAATGTAACAGCAGATGCCGGTACTCTTTGCCTGAAATCCGGCAATGCATCCATTTTACGATGTGGAAGTGAAAGCGCCCATTCAAGCCGGATGATCCATTCCTGTCTGGTTAAAGGTCTTAAAAAAGCAGGCTTGCCTGAAGAAGCAATCCAGCTGATCCCGACCCAGGACCGCGCTGCCGTCGGTGAGCTGCTTAAATTATCTGAATATGTCGATATTATCGTCCCACGTGGCGGCAAATCGCTTATTGAAAGAGTGCAGAATGAAAGCAGGGTTCCCGTCATGGCTCACCTAGACGGTATCTGCCATGTCTATATTGACGGGGATGCTGATCTGGAAAAGGCAGTATCCATCAGTGTGAATGCCAAAATGCGCAGAACCGGCATATGCGGCTCGGCAGAAACTCTTCTTATCGACAAAAAAGTTGTAGGAAGTCACCTGTTGCCAATTTTAACAGCCCTTCATGAGAAAGGTTGCGAAATCCGTGGTGATAAAGATGTCGTCGCTGCCTTTAAGGACTCCAGGGAAGCTACTGAGGAAGACTGGGGCACAGAATATCTGGATGCGATCATCTCGGTACGTATCGTCGATGGCGTACAGGGAGCTATTGATCATATTGCAAAATATGGCTCAAACCATACTGACAGCATCATTACGGAAAATATCAAAACCGCAGAAAAATTCCTAAACGAAGTCGACAGCGCCATCGTCATGCATAATGCTTCAACACAATATGCCGATGGTGGCGAGTTTGGAATGGGTGCGGAAATCGGCATATCAACCGGAAAAATGCACGCAAGAGGCCCCGTCGGACTTGAACAGCTTACAAGTTATAAATATCAGGTGAGGGGCAATGGTCAGATCCGGCCATAA
- a CDS encoding nicotinate-nucleotide adenylyltransferase, translating to MVRSGHNPKIGLLGGSFNPAHEGHLEISLAALEFLKLDFVWWLVSPGNPLKAESEMAPFEVRFASARDIVTDERIIVSDMEKNFNTRYTIDTLEKMKKMWPDHHFVWLMGADNLIQFDKWKDWRKIADTVPFAIFNRPSYSKESLMSIAAKELAKFRIEKDEAHILHRLKPPAWIYYELSDNPMSSTEIRRNIK from the coding sequence ATGGTCAGATCCGGCCATAACCCGAAAATTGGCCTGCTCGGCGGTTCCTTTAATCCCGCTCATGAAGGGCATCTGGAAATCAGTCTGGCAGCGCTTGAGTTTCTGAAACTCGATTTCGTGTGGTGGCTGGTTTCCCCCGGAAATCCGCTAAAAGCGGAAAGTGAAATGGCCCCATTTGAAGTACGGTTTGCTTCTGCCCGGGATATTGTTACTGATGAAAGGATTATCGTCAGTGACATGGAAAAGAATTTCAATACCCGATATACTATTGATACTTTGGAAAAGATGAAAAAAATGTGGCCCGACCATCATTTTGTCTGGCTGATGGGAGCAGATAACCTTATACAATTTGATAAATGGAAAGATTGGCGGAAGATTGCCGATACAGTTCCATTTGCGATTTTTAATCGTCCAAGTTATTCTAAAGAGAGTTTGATGAGTATTGCGGCAAAGGAACTGGCTAAGTTCCGCATCGAAAAAGATGAGGCGCACATATTACATAGATTAAAGCCACCGGCATGGATTTATTATGAATTAAGTGATAATCCCATGTCATCAACAGAAATAAGACGTAATATTAAGTAA
- the rsfS gene encoding ribosome silencing factor, with protein sequence MQDTSELEDSSGPTAPLNAAELQQLVINSLEDDKAEDIINIDLTGKTSIADSMIIASGRSTRQVAAIADHLYRKLKHATADGCKLEGMEKADWVLLDAGNVIVHIFRPEVRSFYNLEKMWAADFTPEKMLSASTGTDTE encoded by the coding sequence GTGCAAGACACATCCGAGTTAGAGGACTCTTCTGGTCCGACGGCGCCGCTCAACGCGGCAGAGCTTCAGCAATTGGTTATCAATTCACTGGAAGACGATAAAGCAGAAGATATCATCAATATTGATCTTACCGGAAAAACAAGCATCGCCGATTCGATGATAATTGCATCAGGCCGTTCCACACGTCAGGTGGCCGCGATTGCCGATCATTTATACCGAAAGCTCAAGCATGCTACTGCTGATGGCTGTAAACTGGAAGGCATGGAAAAGGCCGACTGGGTGCTGCTTGATGCTGGCAATGTTATTGTCCATATATTCCGACCGGAAGTCAGAAGCTTCTATAATCTGGAAAAAATGTGGGCAGCAGATTTTACACCTGAAAAAATGTTGTCTGCTTCGACCGGTACAGATACAGAATGA
- the rlmH gene encoding 23S rRNA (pseudouridine(1915)-N(3))-methyltransferase RlmH, with translation MNIGIIAVGRLKKSPESDLVNTYLKRCPWKVDITEVEERRPITGTERMVREGDLILKAIPDNAMVIALDERGREMRSTDFAFKIRDWQDQGISNLVFLIGGAEGYDDRVKNRADMLISFGIMTWPHLMVRAMLCEQLYRASTILAGHPYHKD, from the coding sequence ATGAATATTGGCATAATTGCTGTAGGGCGACTTAAAAAAAGCCCTGAAAGTGATTTGGTCAACACCTATCTGAAACGCTGCCCCTGGAAAGTGGATATCACCGAAGTTGAAGAAAGACGACCAATTACAGGGACGGAGCGGATGGTCAGGGAAGGCGATTTAATTCTAAAAGCTATCCCGGATAATGCCATGGTTATTGCTCTTGATGAACGTGGCAGGGAGATGCGCAGCACGGATTTTGCATTTAAAATCCGTGACTGGCAGGATCAGGGCATTTCAAACCTTGTTTTTTTAATCGGTGGCGCTGAGGGCTATGATGACCGCGTTAAAAATCGCGCCGACATGTTGATATCATTTGGGATAATGACCTGGCCCCATCTGATGGTCAGGGCAATGCTTTGTGAACAGCTTTATCGAGCCTCAACCATACTTGCCGGACATCCCTATCATAAAGACTAG
- the gpmI gene encoding 2,3-bisphosphoglycerate-independent phosphoglycerate mutase produces MTKTDINPTKPVMLCILDGWGSRDQTENNAIKLANTPNYDAMIRECPVSHLQTSGLSVGLPDGQMGNSEVGHMNIGGGRVVMQDLPKIDETIAKDELKNIPCLQKSIEILKKNGGTCHLLGLLSPGGVHSHQDHMVALAREYNRGGIPVAIHAFTDGRDVPPKSALEFIKKFENDIADLKNVRIATVSGRYYAMDRDNRWDRVVKAYNAISSAQGQKAISAEDAVNKAYEANLTDEFIEPTIIGNYSEMRDDDAILMANFRADRAREIMATFIDPTFSGFEKSSKIKLSAALGMTKYSDALSPYMECLFPSEPLKETLGEIVSDHHLKQLRIAETEKFAHVTFFFNGGNEDLYDGEDRILVPSPDVATYDLKPEMSAPEVTDKLVEAIRSKKYDLIVVNYANPDMVGHTGVLNAAIKAVETIDNSLGRLRDALAEVGGSMLVTADHGNIELMKDPDTGAPHTAHTTNLVPFILVGANRVSGHKVTLENGALCDVAPTILTLMHLDQPKSMSGRSLIKI; encoded by the coding sequence ATGACAAAAACAGACATAAATCCGACCAAACCTGTAATGCTCTGTATCCTCGATGGATGGGGATCGCGGGATCAAACAGAAAATAATGCGATTAAATTGGCAAATACCCCTAATTATGACGCCATGATTAGGGAGTGCCCTGTCTCGCATCTCCAAACATCCGGTCTTTCTGTCGGGCTACCTGACGGACAAATGGGAAATTCCGAAGTTGGTCACATGAATATCGGCGGCGGACGTGTTGTCATGCAGGATCTTCCAAAAATTGATGAAACAATTGCAAAGGATGAATTAAAAAATATCCCCTGTCTGCAGAAGTCGATTGAAATATTAAAGAAAAATGGAGGAACATGCCATCTGCTAGGGCTGCTTTCGCCCGGCGGAGTCCACAGTCATCAGGATCATATGGTCGCTCTTGCCCGGGAATATAACCGTGGAGGCATTCCCGTCGCCATACACGCTTTTACCGATGGTCGTGACGTCCCGCCAAAAAGTGCGCTCGAATTTATTAAAAAATTTGAAAACGATATTGCAGACTTAAAAAATGTTAGAATCGCGACCGTCAGCGGCAGATATTATGCCATGGACCGTGACAACCGATGGGACCGAGTGGTTAAAGCATATAATGCGATCAGTTCAGCCCAAGGTCAAAAGGCAATAAGCGCAGAAGATGCTGTTAATAAAGCCTATGAAGCAAACCTGACCGATGAATTTATCGAACCGACGATAATTGGCAATTACTCAGAGATGCGTGATGATGATGCCATACTGATGGCCAACTTCCGTGCTGACCGCGCCAGAGAAATAATGGCTACATTTATTGATCCCACCTTCAGTGGCTTTGAAAAGTCATCAAAAATCAAATTAAGTGCAGCACTCGGTATGACAAAATATTCAGATGCACTAAGCCCTTATATGGAATGCCTGTTTCCATCAGAACCCTTAAAAGAAACATTGGGTGAAATCGTTTCGGACCATCATCTGAAGCAGCTTCGCATTGCTGAAACCGAGAAATTTGCCCATGTGACCTTCTTCTTTAATGGTGGCAATGAAGACCTTTATGACGGGGAAGACAGAATTTTGGTCCCTTCTCCTGATGTTGCCACATATGATCTTAAACCTGAGATGTCCGCCCCTGAGGTCACTGATAAGCTGGTTGAAGCCATCCGATCAAAAAAATATGACCTGATAGTCGTGAATTATGCCAATCCCGATATGGTCGGCCACACTGGCGTGCTGAACGCCGCCATTAAAGCCGTTGAGACAATTGATAACAGCTTGGGACGGCTAAGGGACGCGCTTGCCGAAGTCGGCGGTTCAATGCTTGTTACCGCAGACCACGGTAATATTGAACTGATGAAAGACCCGGATACCGGTGCACCGCATACTGCGCATACAACAAATCTGGTGCCCTTTATTCTGGTTGGTGCAAACCGTGTCTCCGGACATAAAGTTACATTGGAAAATGGCGCTTTGTGTGACGTTGCCCCAACCATATTAACCCTGATGCATCTTGATCAGCCCAAATCCATGAGCGGGCGTAGTCTGATCAAGATTTAA
- a CDS encoding peptidoglycan DD-metalloendopeptidase family protein produces the protein MLLLCVMVTFVTFAQPAFSQIRSDKEENSERLDQLRKQIEESSEKAKTYEEEALAIRREVQKIQEQLIKSAAEIQATEDQIFAREANLKELRMKEIELEKNLQQKNFEMASTLGAMERLSIQRTSVVAFRPNEAINTLRTTALLKVILPDLKSRASIIEDDLSDLNKVRDDITQENIELKNDLTKLVISNNEIDVLLKKRVERQKNLELSTKQERDKLKTFAENAKDLQDLLSKIEREIALREEAAKRAEEALRDKPATSSNEPSFASIPMPDGSDFASAKGSLPLPVRGSIDQIYDQMLSTGQRSKGIVVDTLAGATVIAPHEGRIVYAGKFRSYGQLLIISHGEGYHTLLAGMENINGIVGQWVLKGEPIGQMSSDTGQSNSRQKLYVELRLKGKPINPLPWIVAMDRGGK, from the coding sequence GTGCTTTTGCTCTGCGTTATGGTGACTTTTGTTACGTTTGCCCAACCAGCCTTTTCACAAATTCGCAGCGACAAAGAAGAAAATAGCGAACGTCTTGATCAGTTGCGAAAGCAGATTGAAGAAAGCTCAGAAAAAGCAAAAACTTATGAGGAAGAAGCGCTCGCTATTAGACGGGAAGTACAGAAAATACAAGAACAATTGATAAAATCCGCTGCTGAGATCCAGGCCACCGAGGATCAGATTTTTGCAAGAGAAGCTAACCTTAAAGAGCTTCGGATGAAAGAAATTGAACTGGAAAAAAACCTGCAACAGAAAAATTTTGAAATGGCTTCAACTTTAGGCGCCATGGAACGACTGAGCATACAGCGAACAAGTGTCGTGGCCTTTCGCCCTAACGAAGCCATCAATACTTTACGCACAACAGCTTTGCTGAAAGTGATATTGCCAGATCTCAAAAGCAGAGCAAGCATTATTGAAGATGATTTATCTGATCTCAACAAAGTCAGGGATGACATAACGCAGGAAAATATTGAACTTAAAAATGATCTTACAAAACTGGTGATTTCAAATAACGAAATTGATGTGCTGCTGAAAAAAAGAGTGGAACGGCAAAAAAATCTTGAACTTTCAACAAAGCAGGAACGTGACAAATTAAAAACCTTTGCTGAAAATGCAAAAGATCTTCAAGATCTATTGAGCAAAATTGAGCGGGAAATAGCCCTTCGCGAAGAAGCGGCAAAGCGCGCAGAAGAAGCACTGAGAGACAAACCGGCCACATCAAGTAATGAACCTTCATTTGCCAGTATCCCAATGCCTGACGGCTCGGATTTTGCCAGCGCAAAAGGAAGTCTCCCGCTTCCTGTTCGTGGGTCAATTGATCAGATTTATGATCAAATGCTTTCCACGGGGCAACGGTCAAAAGGAATTGTTGTTGATACATTGGCCGGCGCCACAGTCATTGCACCACATGAAGGGCGGATTGTTTATGCCGGAAAGTTCAGATCATACGGACAGCTCTTGATCATCTCCCATGGAGAAGGGTATCATACTTTGTTGGCCGGTATGGAAAATATTAATGGTATAGTAGGACAATGGGTATTAAAAGGGGAACCTATAGGTCAAATGTCCTCAGATACAGGTCAGTCAAATTCCCGGCAGAAACTTTATGTGGAATTAAGGCTGAAAGGAAAGCCAATTAACCCGTTACCATGGATCGTAGCCATGGACCGGGGTGGAAAGTGA